Proteins encoded in a region of the Leifsonia sp. PS1209 genome:
- a CDS encoding glycosyltransferase, which yields MRLSRLKRLPSRVKRAARFEIHAHWRRQPLVIGSVFYESFSGNGMLDNPEAIFRELLAAPDLAHLTHVWALSDLTQYRAAVEEFAGNPRVSFVKYGSAAYYRALATSQYLVNNATFPPDFGKRDGQVYLNTWHGTPLKRMGYDIEDGALGTANIVRNFVQADYLLAANPFMAEQMYETGYKLTGIYRGTLVEEGYPRIDRQFLDDAGRASLRRQLTEAGIPLGDRKIVLYAPTWKGASFGRPTDDIDEILAHVAAIEERIDTSRYVVLLKTHQSVHKLARHRPELKRMLVPNELPTNAVLGATDALITDYSSIYFDFLQTGRPILFFTPDIADYAGTRGLYFEPDEWPGPARMSAREIGDDLAAIAENGDAVPEEWRERYLAAQRRFTPYEDGAASKRVVDIVFRGVRDGYRLRTDLADDGRVKLLLYLGGMRPNGITTSALNLLNNLDHDRYDVSAFFAQSRSKATIGKQKQIHPAVRQFPRVGGMNGAKLRHLARHLDFRRGRIAEHANIPSQNRLWNDEWSRCFGESRFDYVVDFSGYGPFWATLLLHSPEAERSIWLHNDLASDAHREVGGEKKMLHSLTQLFTLYEQYDHLVSVSPTLSDINRDGLAEYARPEKFTYALNTVDAEHILENAQADLHELTFDEETGTNPAWANALLAHDDEVTTFVNVGRLSPEKNQARLIRAFAEVHAAHPATRLVIVGAGPLFDDLTALVESLGLTDSVFLTGMQRNPHAIMAAADCFVLSSDYEGQPMVILEALVLGLPIVTVEFASAKNALPAGSGLVVPQSDAGVAQGLTAFLAGEVPASTFDYVAYNRKAVGQFYAAIGAE from the coding sequence ATGAGACTCTCCCGCCTGAAACGCCTGCCCTCCCGGGTCAAGCGCGCCGCCCGTTTCGAGATCCACGCGCACTGGCGTCGGCAGCCGCTCGTGATCGGCTCGGTGTTCTACGAGTCCTTCTCCGGCAACGGGATGCTCGACAACCCCGAAGCGATCTTCCGTGAGCTCCTGGCCGCCCCCGACCTCGCCCACCTCACCCACGTCTGGGCGCTCTCCGACCTCACCCAGTACCGTGCAGCCGTCGAGGAGTTCGCCGGGAACCCGCGGGTCAGCTTCGTCAAGTACGGCTCCGCCGCGTACTACCGCGCCCTCGCCACCAGCCAATACCTGGTCAACAACGCGACGTTCCCTCCCGACTTCGGCAAGCGCGACGGGCAGGTCTACCTCAACACCTGGCACGGCACGCCGCTCAAGCGCATGGGCTACGACATCGAAGACGGGGCGCTCGGCACGGCGAACATCGTGCGCAACTTCGTGCAGGCCGACTACCTGCTCGCCGCCAACCCCTTCATGGCCGAGCAGATGTACGAGACCGGCTACAAGCTGACCGGGATCTACCGCGGCACGCTGGTCGAGGAGGGTTACCCGCGCATCGACAGGCAGTTCCTCGACGACGCGGGCCGCGCGTCCCTCCGCCGTCAGCTGACCGAGGCGGGCATCCCGCTCGGCGACAGGAAGATCGTGCTGTACGCGCCCACCTGGAAGGGCGCGTCGTTCGGGCGGCCCACCGACGACATCGACGAGATCCTCGCGCACGTCGCCGCGATCGAGGAGCGCATCGACACCAGCAGGTACGTGGTGCTGCTGAAGACGCACCAGAGCGTGCACAAGCTCGCCAGGCACCGGCCGGAGCTGAAGCGGATGCTCGTGCCGAACGAACTGCCGACGAACGCCGTGCTCGGAGCGACCGACGCCCTCATCACGGACTACTCGAGCATCTACTTCGACTTCCTGCAGACCGGCAGGCCCATCCTGTTCTTCACGCCGGACATCGCGGACTACGCGGGCACCCGCGGCCTCTACTTCGAGCCGGACGAGTGGCCGGGCCCTGCGCGCATGTCCGCACGCGAGATCGGCGACGACCTCGCCGCCATCGCCGAGAACGGGGATGCGGTGCCGGAGGAGTGGCGCGAGCGCTACCTCGCCGCGCAGCGCAGGTTCACTCCGTACGAGGACGGCGCCGCGTCGAAGCGCGTCGTCGACATCGTCTTCCGCGGCGTGCGCGACGGCTACCGGCTGCGCACCGACCTCGCCGACGACGGACGCGTCAAGCTCCTCCTCTACCTGGGCGGGATGCGTCCGAACGGCATCACCACGTCCGCACTCAACCTGCTCAACAACCTCGACCACGACCGCTACGACGTGTCGGCGTTCTTCGCGCAGAGCAGGTCGAAGGCCACCATCGGCAAGCAGAAGCAGATCCACCCCGCCGTGCGGCAGTTCCCGCGGGTCGGCGGCATGAACGGCGCCAAGCTGCGCCACCTCGCCCGCCACCTCGACTTCCGCCGCGGACGCATCGCCGAGCACGCGAACATCCCGTCGCAGAACCGGCTGTGGAACGACGAGTGGTCGCGCTGCTTCGGCGAGAGCCGCTTCGACTACGTCGTCGACTTCTCCGGCTACGGGCCGTTCTGGGCGACCCTGCTGCTGCACTCCCCCGAGGCGGAGCGCTCGATCTGGCTGCACAACGACCTGGCGTCGGATGCGCACCGCGAGGTCGGCGGCGAGAAGAAGATGCTGCACAGTCTCACGCAGCTGTTCACCCTCTACGAGCAGTACGACCACCTCGTGTCGGTGTCTCCGACGCTGTCGGACATCAACAGGGACGGCCTGGCGGAGTACGCGCGGCCGGAGAAGTTCACCTATGCGCTGAACACGGTCGACGCCGAGCACATCCTGGAGAACGCGCAGGCCGACCTGCACGAGCTGACCTTCGACGAGGAGACCGGCACGAACCCGGCCTGGGCGAACGCGCTGCTCGCGCACGACGACGAGGTGACCACGTTCGTCAACGTCGGCAGGCTGTCCCCGGAGAAGAACCAGGCGCGGCTGATCAGGGCGTTCGCGGAGGTGCACGCCGCGCATCCGGCCACCCGGCTCGTCATCGTCGGCGCCGGACCGTTGTTCGACGACCTCACCGCGCTCGTCGAGAGCCTGGGGCTCACCGACTCGGTGTTCCTGACCGGGATGCAGCGCAACCCGCACGCGATCATGGCGGCGGCGGACTGCTTCGTGCTGTCGAGCGACTACGAGGGCCAGCCGATGGTGATCCTCGAGGCGCTGGTGCTCGGCCTGCCGATCGTCACCGTCGAGTTCGCCTCGGCCAAGAACGCGCTGCCCGCCGGCAGCGGCCTCGTCGTGCCGCAGTCGGACGCCGGTGTCGCCCAGGGGCTCACCGCGTTCCTCGCCGGAGAGGTGCCCGCGAGCACGTTCGACTACGTGGCGTACAACCGCAAGGCGGTTGGCCAGTTCTACGCGGCGATCGGCGCCGAGTAG
- a CDS encoding acyl-CoA dehydrogenase family protein produces MATHAVTNQPPPRVDLDEFAANVPLAEAVECHDAGWATSDLAAVGRLVGSARFQHDAERANVHEPELRAFDRWGTRIDEVEYDPSYHRILGEAVAAGAHTSAWAEPRPGANVARAATFMLFAQIEPGHACPVSMTHAAVPALAASDTLSAAWLPRLLSRSYGPDLSAGKRSALFGMAMTEKQGGSDVRANTTTAVPDGDGHHVLTGHKWFCSAPMSDAFLVLAQTPSGHSESRLSCFLVPRMLDDGTRNVFAIQRLKDKLGNRSNASSEVEFDGTVGHLLGEEGRGVRTILEMVNRTRLDCILGSAAGMRQAVAEAAWHARHRSAFGAHLIDQPAMTAVIADLALESEAATAVALRLARAHDADASDADRAFRRLATAVTKYWVCKRGPGHAYEALECLGGNGYTEAFPLARRYREQPVMAIWEGSGNVIALDVLRALQREPDSLDAFDAELAAARGVHPGFDAHHDAVRATVAGLAGTDPRDAQAAVRPLVASLALALQASLLLRHAPDGIGAAFIDARLGDGRGALYGELPSAARSAIPALIARA; encoded by the coding sequence ATGGCAACGCACGCCGTCACCAACCAGCCGCCGCCTCGCGTCGACCTGGACGAGTTCGCCGCGAACGTCCCCCTCGCCGAGGCGGTCGAATGCCACGACGCCGGATGGGCGACCTCCGACCTGGCCGCCGTCGGCCGGCTTGTCGGCAGCGCACGGTTCCAGCACGACGCCGAACGCGCGAACGTGCACGAACCGGAGCTGCGCGCTTTCGACCGCTGGGGCACCAGGATCGACGAGGTCGAGTACGACCCGTCGTACCACCGCATCCTCGGCGAGGCCGTCGCCGCCGGCGCCCACACGTCGGCCTGGGCGGAGCCACGGCCGGGCGCGAACGTCGCCCGTGCCGCCACGTTCATGCTGTTCGCGCAGATCGAGCCAGGACACGCCTGCCCGGTGTCGATGACCCACGCGGCCGTCCCTGCGCTCGCGGCCTCCGACACGCTGAGCGCAGCCTGGCTGCCTCGCCTGCTCAGCCGCTCGTACGGCCCCGACCTCTCGGCAGGCAAACGCTCGGCGCTATTCGGGATGGCCATGACCGAGAAGCAGGGCGGCTCGGATGTGCGGGCGAACACCACCACGGCCGTCCCGGACGGCGACGGCCACCATGTGCTCACCGGGCACAAGTGGTTCTGCTCGGCCCCGATGTCCGACGCGTTCCTGGTGCTCGCGCAGACGCCGTCCGGCCACAGCGAATCGCGTCTGAGCTGCTTTCTCGTGCCCAGGATGCTCGACGACGGCACCCGCAACGTCTTCGCCATCCAGCGGCTCAAGGACAAGCTCGGCAACCGCTCCAACGCCTCCAGCGAGGTCGAGTTCGACGGCACGGTCGGGCACCTGCTCGGCGAGGAGGGCAGAGGAGTGCGCACCATCCTGGAGATGGTGAACCGCACCAGGCTGGACTGCATCCTGGGCAGCGCGGCCGGGATGCGGCAGGCGGTCGCCGAAGCGGCCTGGCACGCCAGGCACCGATCGGCGTTCGGCGCGCACCTCATCGACCAGCCGGCGATGACCGCCGTGATCGCGGACCTCGCTCTCGAGTCGGAGGCGGCGACGGCGGTCGCCCTGCGGCTGGCGCGCGCTCACGACGCCGACGCGTCGGACGCCGACCGCGCCTTCCGCCGCCTGGCGACTGCCGTGACCAAGTACTGGGTCTGCAAGCGCGGGCCGGGGCATGCGTACGAGGCACTGGAGTGTCTCGGCGGCAACGGGTACACCGAGGCGTTCCCGCTCGCGCGCCGCTACCGCGAGCAGCCGGTGATGGCGATCTGGGAGGGCTCTGGCAACGTGATCGCCCTGGATGTGCTGCGCGCACTGCAGCGCGAGCCGGACTCCCTCGACGCGTTCGACGCCGAGCTCGCCGCGGCGCGTGGCGTGCATCCCGGATTCGACGCCCACCACGATGCGGTGCGCGCGACCGTCGCCGGCCTCGCGGGCACCGACCCCCGGGATGCGCAGGCCGCCGTCCGGCCGCTCGTCGCGTCCCTGGCGCTGGCCCTGCAGGCGTCGCTGCTGCTGCGTCACGCGCCGGACGGGATCGGCGCCGCCTTCATCGACGCGCGCCTCGGCGACGGCCGCGGAGCGCTCTACGGCGAACTGCCGTCAGCGGCCCGGTCGGCCATCCCCGCGCTCATCGCGCGCGCCTGA
- a CDS encoding ABC-F family ATP-binding cassette domain-containing protein, with product MAHLLGAESLHLEYPTRVIFDSVTIGINEGDRIGIVGRNGDGKSTLLSLLAGRIEPDSGRVTRRRDVSVGMLDQGDELDPALTVGQAIVGDQEEHLWAGDARVRDVLAGLVSDIRWEATVGELSGGQRRRVALAALLVHDHDILFLDEPTNHLDIEGVAWLAAHLKTRWPATAGGLVVVTHDRWFLDEVSTATWEVHDRLIEPFEGGYAAYILQRVERDRMAAVVEGKRQNLMRKELAWLRRGAPARTSKPKFRMDAAAELIADEPPVRNPVELSQMATARLGKDVVDLLDTTVIYPPKTVLRDIEWRIAPGERTGILGVNGAGKSTLLGLIAGTVEPTSGRVKRGKTVQIATLTQQLSELDDVMDERVSAVIAGKRTTYLAGGKEMTPGQLLERLGFTNAQLSTPVKDLSGGQKRRLQLLLILLDEPNVLILDEPTNDLDTDMLAAMEDLLDSWPGTLIVVSHDRYLIERVTDQQYAVMDASLRHLPGGVDEYLRLRKGQLASGGPAATAAAVPASGAAASRASGASAAAPALTGAALRAAEKEVTSIDRRLGKLADQVAATHERLAQHDQSDYEGIGVISAELRALDDEIATLETRWLELSEQLEG from the coding sequence ATGGCACACCTCCTCGGCGCTGAGTCGCTGCACCTCGAATACCCGACGCGCGTGATCTTCGACAGCGTCACGATCGGCATCAACGAGGGCGACCGCATCGGCATCGTCGGCCGCAACGGCGACGGCAAGTCCACGCTGCTTTCGTTGCTCGCCGGGCGCATCGAACCGGACTCCGGACGCGTCACCCGCCGCCGCGACGTCAGCGTCGGGATGCTCGACCAGGGCGATGAGCTCGACCCGGCCCTCACGGTCGGCCAGGCCATCGTCGGCGACCAGGAGGAACACCTCTGGGCCGGGGATGCGCGCGTCAGGGACGTGCTGGCCGGGCTCGTGTCCGACATCCGCTGGGAGGCGACGGTCGGCGAGCTCTCCGGTGGCCAGCGCCGCCGCGTCGCGCTCGCCGCGCTGCTGGTGCACGACCACGACATCCTGTTCCTGGACGAGCCGACCAACCACCTGGACATCGAGGGCGTCGCCTGGCTGGCCGCGCACCTGAAGACCCGCTGGCCCGCCACAGCGGGCGGCCTTGTGGTGGTGACCCACGACCGGTGGTTCCTCGACGAGGTCTCCACGGCAACGTGGGAGGTGCACGACCGCCTGATCGAGCCGTTCGAGGGCGGATACGCCGCGTACATCCTGCAGCGCGTCGAGCGCGACAGGATGGCGGCGGTGGTCGAGGGCAAGCGCCAGAACCTGATGCGCAAGGAACTCGCCTGGCTGCGCCGCGGAGCCCCCGCCCGCACCTCCAAGCCCAAGTTCCGGATGGATGCCGCCGCCGAGCTGATCGCGGACGAGCCGCCCGTGCGCAACCCCGTCGAGCTCAGCCAGATGGCCACGGCCCGGCTCGGCAAAGACGTCGTCGACCTGCTCGACACCACCGTGATCTACCCGCCGAAGACCGTGCTGCGCGACATCGAGTGGCGCATCGCGCCGGGGGAGCGCACCGGCATCCTCGGCGTGAACGGCGCGGGCAAGTCCACGCTGCTCGGCCTCATCGCGGGCACCGTCGAGCCGACCTCCGGCCGTGTCAAGCGCGGCAAGACCGTGCAGATCGCCACCCTCACCCAGCAGCTGTCCGAGCTGGACGACGTGATGGACGAGCGGGTCAGCGCCGTCATCGCCGGCAAGCGCACCACCTACCTCGCGGGCGGCAAGGAGATGACGCCCGGTCAGCTCCTCGAACGCCTCGGCTTCACCAACGCCCAGCTGTCCACGCCGGTCAAGGACCTCTCCGGCGGCCAGAAGCGGCGCCTGCAGCTGCTGCTCATCCTGCTCGACGAGCCGAACGTGCTCATCCTCGACGAGCCGACAAACGACCTCGACACCGACATGCTCGCCGCGATGGAGGACCTGCTCGACTCCTGGCCGGGCACCCTCATCGTCGTCTCGCACGACCGCTACCTCATCGAGCGCGTCACCGACCAGCAGTACGCGGTGATGGATGCGTCCCTCCGGCACCTGCCGGGAGGAGTGGACGAGTACCTGCGACTGCGGAAGGGCCAGCTGGCGAGCGGGGGACCGGCGGCGACCGCGGCGGCCGTGCCCGCATCCGGAGCGGCGGCATCCCGCGCATCCGGAGCATCCGCGGCCGCCCCCGCGCTCACCGGCGCCGCCCTGCGCGCGGCCGAGAAGGAGGTCACCTCCATCGACCGCCGCCTGGGCAAGCTGGCAGACCAGGTGGCGGCGACGCACGAACGCCTCGCCCAGCACGACCAGAGCGACTACGAGGGCATCGGCGTCATCTCCGCCGAGCTGCGCGCCCTGGACGACGAGATCGCCACCCTGGAGACCCGCTGGCTGGAACTCTCCGAGCAGCTCGAAGGCTGA
- a CDS encoding LuxR family transcriptional regulator, whose protein sequence is MTDEASNPDAKPLFGRDRERETMLLVAHRALGKGGALLVTGEAGLGKTALLADVAERLDGWTVLRVHADSFESDLSYATVETLVRGLNAVSGTRIRPPEPSDDPLTVGRLLLDAVDGVGKPVCLIVDDAQWVDEASARALRFVVRRLSDQGFLFTAATRPLPGSVVSLFEDVAASTVNHARVELAPFSVADTQDLAQHILGHAVSRRTATRLTEATQGSPLLLSVLLGQLRDTFAAALHPAGWDLPAAAITPLSTAVGSALEGADPSVREAAEIIAVLRDPLPLPVFGTIAARLGSRVDAAGAVSRGLVLSSERDGVVWVEPAHAILADALSGDLTLERRVAIHRIAAEVLTGHRALRHRVEAADVADPTLVAELLEASRVAADRNQADQAMSYARSAVHLAAPGAEHDRALLEIGLLALRTRMHERIFDLAPAIEALPASQARDLVVLELRTLTGDIPGALGIALTLEASPATTADERAIRAHVAEALPKVLMATRDFPGVFDHLDTGRRLIAEAPSDPDEIADPALRWLAQPRDYLLRLLGWALTAAGHVRPAVVGELVAELDDLLAAASTPSTVSPSVVDAFISRARVFVLSGDIDRARDDLAQANELLRRFPSSWTAGFGRTIYAHVLFLLGEWDESVTLADASVALALDETDLSGWPIALWASTLVRAGRGEAAAVEERLRSAAQAKLSIAGSYDSDLPFIARAELARALGDRATQLAATEEAEAVATRASTLGWLTYRVDALAALGRAADARAAFALCQAPGMWRPYYGSLGWLEGRVLEAEGARHEALDAYLASLDDASAARFPFPQAVAAADAGRLLAELGTDRPRATALLEQAADTFRRVGASGYLSRCARLLEELSASGRGADDAQTDPFAPLTTRERQVAYALAAGMTNKEIAERLYVSVTTVNFHVRNILAKLELSSRRDLRKLSIASRSVRATRARHRPVNT, encoded by the coding sequence GTGACCGACGAGGCCTCGAACCCGGATGCGAAGCCGCTGTTCGGCCGCGACAGGGAACGCGAGACGATGCTGCTCGTCGCCCATCGTGCACTCGGCAAGGGCGGCGCCCTGCTGGTCACCGGAGAGGCGGGGCTCGGCAAGACCGCGCTGCTCGCCGACGTGGCGGAACGCCTCGACGGCTGGACCGTGCTGCGGGTGCACGCCGACTCGTTCGAATCCGACCTCAGCTACGCGACGGTGGAGACCCTCGTGCGCGGGCTCAACGCGGTCAGCGGGACGCGCATCCGGCCGCCGGAGCCGTCGGACGACCCTCTCACGGTGGGGCGCCTGCTGCTCGACGCCGTCGACGGGGTCGGCAAGCCGGTCTGCCTGATCGTCGACGACGCGCAGTGGGTCGACGAGGCGTCGGCCAGGGCTCTGCGGTTCGTGGTGCGGCGGCTGTCCGATCAGGGCTTCCTGTTCACCGCGGCGACCAGGCCGCTCCCGGGCAGCGTGGTCTCGCTGTTCGAGGACGTCGCCGCGTCGACGGTCAACCACGCCAGAGTGGAGCTCGCCCCGTTCTCCGTCGCCGACACCCAGGACCTGGCCCAGCACATCCTGGGTCACGCGGTCTCCCGGCGCACGGCAACCAGACTCACCGAGGCGACGCAGGGATCTCCTCTGCTGCTCAGCGTGCTGCTCGGGCAGCTGCGGGACACCTTCGCCGCGGCCCTGCACCCGGCGGGCTGGGACCTTCCCGCCGCCGCGATCACCCCGCTCTCCACGGCGGTCGGCTCTGCGCTCGAAGGGGCAGACCCGTCCGTGCGCGAGGCGGCCGAGATCATCGCCGTGCTCCGCGATCCGCTTCCGCTGCCCGTCTTCGGCACCATCGCCGCCCGGCTCGGCAGCCGGGTGGATGCGGCGGGCGCCGTCTCCCGCGGCCTCGTGCTCTCGTCCGAGCGGGACGGCGTCGTGTGGGTGGAGCCGGCGCACGCCATCCTCGCCGATGCCCTCAGTGGCGACCTGACCCTGGAGCGCAGGGTAGCCATCCACCGGATCGCTGCCGAGGTCCTGACCGGACACCGCGCCCTCCGCCACCGCGTGGAGGCGGCCGACGTCGCAGACCCGACCCTCGTGGCCGAACTGCTCGAAGCGAGCAGGGTGGCGGCCGACCGCAACCAGGCGGATCAGGCGATGAGCTACGCCCGCTCGGCCGTGCACCTCGCGGCTCCGGGGGCGGAGCACGACCGCGCCCTGCTGGAGATCGGGCTGCTCGCGCTGCGCACCAGGATGCACGAGCGCATCTTCGACCTGGCGCCCGCCATCGAGGCGCTGCCCGCTTCGCAGGCGCGCGATCTCGTCGTGCTCGAACTGCGCACGCTCACCGGCGACATCCCGGGTGCGCTCGGCATCGCCCTCACGCTCGAAGCGAGCCCGGCGACCACGGCGGACGAGCGGGCGATCCGCGCGCACGTCGCAGAGGCGCTGCCGAAGGTCCTGATGGCGACGCGCGACTTCCCCGGCGTCTTCGACCACCTCGACACCGGCCGTCGCCTCATCGCCGAAGCGCCGTCCGACCCGGACGAGATCGCTGACCCCGCCCTGCGCTGGCTCGCCCAGCCCCGCGACTACCTGCTGCGGCTGCTCGGCTGGGCGCTCACCGCCGCCGGACACGTGCGGCCCGCCGTGGTCGGTGAGCTCGTCGCGGAACTCGACGACCTCCTCGCTGCCGCGTCGACGCCGTCCACCGTCTCCCCGTCCGTCGTCGACGCGTTCATCTCCCGCGCCCGCGTGTTCGTCCTCAGCGGCGACATCGACCGCGCCCGCGACGACCTGGCGCAGGCCAACGAGCTGCTGCGCCGGTTCCCGTCGAGCTGGACGGCCGGGTTCGGACGCACGATCTACGCCCACGTCCTGTTCCTCCTCGGCGAGTGGGACGAGTCGGTCACCCTCGCGGACGCCTCCGTCGCGCTCGCCCTCGACGAGACGGACCTGTCCGGCTGGCCGATCGCCCTCTGGGCGTCGACGCTGGTCCGCGCGGGGCGCGGAGAGGCGGCGGCCGTGGAGGAGCGCCTCCGCTCCGCCGCCCAGGCGAAGCTCAGCATCGCCGGGTCGTACGACAGCGACCTCCCGTTCATCGCGCGCGCCGAACTCGCCCGCGCCCTCGGCGACCGCGCGACCCAGCTCGCCGCGACGGAGGAGGCGGAGGCGGTGGCGACCCGCGCATCCACTCTCGGCTGGCTGACCTACCGGGTGGATGCGCTGGCGGCACTCGGCCGGGCGGCGGACGCGCGCGCCGCGTTCGCCCTCTGCCAGGCGCCCGGGATGTGGCGACCGTACTACGGCTCGCTCGGCTGGCTGGAAGGCCGCGTGCTCGAAGCCGAGGGGGCGCGGCATGAAGCGCTGGACGCGTACCTCGCGTCGCTCGACGATGCGTCTGCTGCGCGGTTCCCGTTCCCGCAGGCTGTCGCGGCGGCCGACGCCGGGCGGCTGCTGGCCGAGCTCGGCACGGACCGGCCGCGCGCGACGGCGCTGCTCGAACAGGCGGCCGACACGTTCCGCCGGGTCGGCGCATCCGGGTATCTGTCCCGCTGCGCCCGGCTGCTGGAGGAACTGAGCGCGAGCGGCAGAGGGGCGGACGACGCGCAGACGGACCCGTTCGCGCCGCTCACCACGAGGGAACGGCAGGTCGCGTACGCGCTCGCGGCCGGCATGACCAACAAGGAGATCGCGGAGCGGCTGTACGTGTCGGTGACCACCGTCAACTTCCATGTGCGGAACATCCTGGCGAAGCTGGAACTGTCGTCGCGGCGTGATCTGCGGAAGCTCAGCATCGCCTCCCGCAGCGTGCGCGCGACCCGTGCCAGGCACCGCCCCGTCAATACTTGA
- a CDS encoding undecaprenyl-diphosphate phosphatase: MNLLQALILGIVEGITEFLPVSSTGHLTIVEKLLGLQIDDQGVTAFTAIIQVGAILAAIIYFWKDIVRIVVAWARGLFNRDARGHDYRMGWYVIIGSIPIAIVGLVAKDLISGGLRNLWVVVAALILWSIVMWAAERVGKQDRHEESTTVLDAVAIGVFQVIALIPGVSRSGATISAGLFRGLDRVAATRLSFFLAIPALVAAGGYEGITQASAISSSVGWLPTIVATIVSLVVAYVSIAWLLRLVTKHPITVFIWYRIGLAVVVAILLLTGVITAT, encoded by the coding sequence ATGAACCTGCTGCAAGCCCTGATCCTCGGCATCGTCGAAGGCATCACGGAATTCCTTCCCGTGTCGAGCACCGGCCACCTGACAATCGTCGAGAAACTCCTCGGACTGCAGATCGACGACCAGGGTGTGACAGCGTTCACCGCGATCATCCAGGTCGGCGCCATCCTCGCGGCGATCATCTACTTCTGGAAAGACATCGTCCGCATCGTCGTCGCCTGGGCGCGCGGCCTGTTCAACCGGGATGCGCGCGGCCACGACTACCGGATGGGCTGGTACGTGATCATCGGCTCCATCCCGATCGCGATCGTCGGCCTGGTGGCCAAAGACCTCATCTCGGGCGGCCTGCGCAACCTGTGGGTGGTGGTCGCCGCCCTCATCCTGTGGAGCATCGTCATGTGGGCGGCGGAGCGCGTCGGGAAACAGGACCGGCACGAGGAGTCGACCACCGTGCTCGACGCGGTCGCCATCGGCGTCTTCCAGGTGATCGCCCTCATCCCGGGCGTCTCCCGCTCGGGCGCGACGATCAGCGCCGGCCTGTTCCGCGGCCTCGACCGCGTGGCGGCGACCCGGCTGTCGTTCTTCCTCGCCATCCCGGCGCTCGTCGCGGCGGGTGGATACGAGGGCATCACGCAGGCGAGCGCGATCAGCTCCAGCGTCGGCTGGCTGCCCACCATCGTGGCCACGATCGTGAGCCTCGTCGTGGCCTACGTGAGCATCGCCTGGCTGCTCCGGCTGGTCACCAAGCACCCGATCACGGTCTTCATCTGGTACCGCATCGGCCTCGCGGTGGTCGTCGCCATCCTCCTCCTCACCGGAGTCATCACCGCCACCTGA
- a CDS encoding 4-(cytidine 5'-diphospho)-2-C-methyl-D-erythritol kinase, producing the protein MTTPAIDAVHVRAPGKINVFMRVGAVMDDGYHDVATAYQAVSLYEDVRAYPADDFSVTFGGSIDTSDLPTDGTNLAVKAARMLARKTGYTGGVRLEIDKHVPIAGGMGGGSADAAATLVACDALWGTEASKEDLHAIAARLGADVPFALVGGTAIGTGRGDRLSPALATGQFHWVLALPDSQLSTPAVYSELDRHRERHSRDIAPAQFTPTVDTAVLQALRAGDPAMLAESLTNDLQAPAIHLAPEIGAVIELGEMNGALAGIVSGSGPTVAFLTADLDSALDLQIALSAARLTAVRATGPVHGARILND; encoded by the coding sequence ATGACCACTCCGGCCATTGACGCAGTTCACGTGCGAGCCCCCGGCAAGATCAACGTGTTCATGCGCGTCGGGGCGGTGATGGACGACGGATACCACGACGTCGCGACGGCCTACCAGGCGGTCTCCCTCTACGAGGATGTGCGCGCGTATCCGGCGGACGACTTCTCGGTGACGTTCGGCGGCTCGATCGACACCAGCGACCTGCCGACCGACGGAACCAATCTCGCTGTCAAGGCGGCCAGGATGCTCGCCAGGAAGACCGGATACACCGGCGGCGTCCGCCTCGAGATCGACAAGCACGTTCCGATCGCGGGCGGGATGGGCGGAGGCTCCGCGGACGCGGCGGCCACCCTCGTCGCCTGCGACGCGCTCTGGGGCACGGAGGCGAGCAAAGAGGACCTGCACGCCATCGCCGCCCGGCTCGGCGCCGACGTGCCGTTCGCCCTGGTCGGCGGGACGGCCATCGGAACCGGCAGGGGGGACAGGCTGAGCCCGGCGCTCGCCACCGGCCAGTTCCACTGGGTGCTCGCGCTGCCGGACAGCCAGCTGAGCACGCCGGCGGTCTACAGCGAGCTCGACCGGCACCGCGAACGTCACTCCCGCGACATCGCGCCGGCGCAGTTCACCCCGACGGTCGACACGGCCGTGCTGCAGGCCCTGCGGGCGGGAGACCCGGCCATGCTCGCCGAGTCGCTGACGAACGATCTGCAGGCCCCGGCCATCCACCTGGCGCCGGAGATCGGCGCCGTCATCGAGCTGGGGGAGATGAACGGCGCGCTCGCCGGCATCGTCTCCGGTTCCGGCCCGACGGTCGCCTTCCTGACGGCCGACCTCGACAGCGCGCTCGACCTGCAGATCGCGCTGAGCGCCGCCCGGCTGACCGCGGTGCGGGCGACCGGCCCGGTGCACGGGGCACGCATCCTCAACGACTAG